One Streptomyces sp. P9-A2 DNA window includes the following coding sequences:
- a CDS encoding ROK family protein, which translates to MTARPANAHQARLLRLLRDGGPNSRAQLGDQVDLSRSKLAVEVDRLLETELVVADGLAASRGGRRSHNIRLNPHLRLLGVDIGATSVDVAVTNAELEILGHINQPTDVRDGPVAVFEQVLSMAAKLKASGLAEGFDGAGIGVPGPVRFPEGIPVAPPIMPGWDGFPVREALSQDLGCPVMVDNDVNLMAMGEQHAGVARTVPDFLCVKIGTGIGCGIVVGGEVYRGTTGSAGDIGHIQAVPDGRPCACGNRGCLEAHFSGAALARDALEAAQQQLSPELASRLETNGTLSAADVAAAAAAGDATAIDLIREGGSRTGQVIAGLVSFFNPGLVVIGGGVTGLGHTLLAAIRTQVYRQSLPLATGNLPIVLGELGPTAGVIGAARLISDHLFSPA; encoded by the coding sequence ATGACGGCACGGCCCGCGAACGCTCATCAGGCCCGACTGCTCAGGCTGTTGCGCGACGGCGGACCCAACTCCCGTGCCCAGCTGGGTGACCAGGTCGACCTCTCCCGGTCGAAACTGGCCGTGGAGGTGGACCGGCTGCTGGAGACGGAACTCGTCGTGGCCGACGGACTCGCCGCCTCGCGCGGCGGCCGGCGTTCCCACAACATCCGCCTCAACCCGCACCTGCGACTCCTCGGCGTCGACATCGGCGCGACCTCGGTCGACGTCGCCGTCACCAACGCCGAACTGGAGATCCTCGGACACATCAACCAGCCCACGGACGTACGTGACGGACCGGTCGCGGTCTTCGAGCAGGTGCTGTCCATGGCGGCGAAGCTGAAGGCCTCGGGGCTCGCGGAGGGGTTCGACGGCGCCGGTATCGGCGTCCCGGGCCCGGTCCGCTTCCCCGAGGGCATCCCGGTGGCACCGCCGATCATGCCCGGCTGGGACGGTTTCCCCGTACGGGAGGCGCTCAGCCAGGATCTCGGCTGCCCGGTCATGGTCGACAACGACGTGAACCTGATGGCGATGGGGGAGCAGCACGCGGGCGTCGCCCGCACCGTCCCCGATTTCCTCTGCGTCAAGATCGGTACCGGCATCGGCTGCGGCATTGTCGTCGGCGGGGAGGTCTACCGAGGTACGACGGGCAGCGCCGGCGACATCGGCCACATCCAGGCCGTGCCCGACGGCCGACCGTGCGCCTGCGGCAACCGGGGCTGCCTGGAAGCCCACTTCAGCGGCGCGGCCCTTGCCCGGGACGCCCTGGAGGCAGCCCAGCAGCAGCTCTCCCCCGAACTCGCGAGCCGTCTGGAGACGAACGGCACGCTGAGTGCCGCCGACGTCGCCGCCGCGGCCGCCGCGGGGGACGCCACCGCGATCGACCTGATCCGCGAGGGCGGCAGCCGCACCGGCCAGGTCATCGCCGGCCTGGTCAGCTTCTTCAACCCCGGCCTGGTGGTGATCGGCGGCGGCGTGACCGGTCTCGGCCACACCCTGCTCGCCGCCATCCGCACCCAGGTCTACCGTCAGTCGCTGCCTCTGGCGACCGGCAACCTGCCCATCGTCCTGGGGGAGTTGGGTCCCACCGCCGGAGTCATCGGCGCGGCCCGGCTCATCAGCGACCACCTGTTCTCACCCGCGTAA
- a CDS encoding sugar ABC transporter ATP-binding protein: MAPEPPLLSMSGITKSFPGVRALDGVDLDVQAGEVHCLLGQNGAGKSTLIKVLAGAHQPDTGTIRWRGEAVTLRSPIAAMRLGIATIYQELDLVEHMTVAENIHLGQEPTTAGFVVRPRTARESTAELLTRLGHPEIEPGRAVGELSAAQQQIVSMARALSHDVRLIVMDEPSAALDPDEVDNLFRIVDGLTADGVAVVYISHRLEEIRRIGDRVTVLKDGRAVAGGLPARSTPTREVVALMTGRDVEYVFPGRPVSPPTGEPVLTVENLSRKGEFAPLDLALRPGEIVGLAGLVGSGRSEILETVYGARKPDSGRVLVDGRPLRPGSVRAAVRAGIGLAPEERKAQALLMLESVTRNVSLSAMSRFSRAGWIDRGAELGAARAATRELSLRPDNPDVPVRTLSGGNQQKAVLARWLLRGCRVLLLDEPTRGVDVGARAELYAVIRRLADEGLAVLLVSSEVPEVLGLADRVLVLREGDVVHTAPASELDEHRVLDLVMEGSPAS; this comes from the coding sequence ATGGCACCCGAACCACCGTTGCTCAGCATGTCCGGCATCACCAAGTCCTTCCCCGGCGTCCGGGCCCTGGACGGCGTAGACCTCGACGTCCAGGCCGGCGAGGTGCACTGCCTGCTCGGCCAGAACGGCGCCGGCAAGTCCACCCTGATCAAGGTGCTGGCCGGCGCCCACCAGCCCGACACGGGCACCATCCGCTGGCGCGGCGAAGCCGTCACCCTGCGCTCGCCGATCGCCGCCATGCGCCTCGGGATCGCCACCATCTACCAGGAACTCGACCTGGTGGAACACATGACGGTCGCCGAGAACATCCACCTCGGCCAGGAACCCACCACCGCTGGGTTCGTCGTCCGTCCCAGGACCGCCAGGGAGTCGACGGCCGAGCTGCTGACCCGACTCGGGCATCCGGAGATCGAACCGGGCCGCGCGGTCGGGGAGTTGTCCGCCGCCCAGCAGCAGATCGTCTCGATGGCGCGGGCGCTCTCGCACGACGTGCGCCTCATCGTGATGGACGAGCCGTCGGCCGCGCTCGACCCGGACGAGGTCGACAACCTCTTCCGTATCGTCGACGGCCTCACCGCCGACGGCGTCGCCGTCGTCTACATCTCGCACCGCCTCGAGGAGATCCGGCGCATCGGCGACCGGGTGACCGTGCTCAAGGACGGCCGCGCCGTCGCCGGCGGGCTGCCCGCCAGGTCGACGCCCACCCGCGAGGTGGTCGCCCTGATGACGGGCCGTGACGTCGAGTACGTCTTCCCCGGCCGGCCGGTTTCCCCACCCACCGGAGAACCGGTGCTGACCGTCGAAAACCTTTCCCGCAAGGGCGAGTTCGCCCCCCTCGACCTCGCACTGCGCCCGGGGGAGATCGTCGGGCTCGCGGGGCTCGTCGGCTCCGGACGCTCCGAGATCCTGGAGACGGTCTACGGCGCCCGCAAACCGGACTCCGGCCGGGTCCTGGTCGACGGGCGCCCCCTGCGGCCGGGCAGTGTGCGCGCCGCCGTCCGCGCCGGGATCGGACTCGCCCCCGAGGAACGCAAGGCGCAGGCCCTGCTCATGCTGGAGTCCGTCACCCGCAACGTGTCGCTCTCCGCCATGTCCCGCTTCTCGCGCGCCGGCTGGATCGACCGCGGCGCCGAGCTGGGCGCGGCCCGCGCGGCCACCCGCGAACTGTCGCTGAGGCCGGACAACCCGGACGTGCCCGTGCGCACCCTGTCCGGCGGCAACCAGCAGAAGGCCGTGCTCGCCCGCTGGCTGCTGCGCGGCTGCCGGGTACTGCTGCTGGACGAACCCACCCGCGGCGTCGACGTCGGCGCCCGCGCCGAACTGTACGCGGTCATAAGGCGGTTGGCCGACGAAGGCCTCGCCGTCCTACTCGTCTCCAGCGAGGTGCCCGAGGTACTCGGCCTCGCCGACCGCGTCCTGGTGCTCCGGGAGGGTGACGTCGTCCACACGGCACCCGCCTCGGAACTCGACGAACACCGTGTACTCGACCTGGTCATGGAAGGAAGCCCGGCGTCATGA